CTAACATAGATGCATATTTTTGCTGAACCATCTGAGAGTACTTGCTGACATTCTGACACTTAAACCTCGAATACCTGAGTATTATCTATAAACAAGGATGGTTCCCTACATAACCCCAGTACAATGATCACattcaggaaatttaacattAAGGCAATGCTATTATGAAATATAGGCTATATTCAAATTTCCCCCAGTGTCTCAGTAATctgctttgtattatttttttcaagcaaGAATCACACATTAAATTCTGTTGTTATGTCTCTATTTTCTCCTTCAATCTAGAGTGGTTTTCcaggcttttctctttttaatcttttgtgatattaacatttttgaagaatcTAGGCCAGTTATTTTGCAGAATATGGATTTGTCTGATTATTTCTTCATGCTTAGATTCAGTTAAAACAATTTTGGCAATAACTACACAAAGTTGTTGTGTCCTTCTCAGTGTATTGTATCTGGAGGTACCCTATGTCAGAACACTCCATCACGGTAATCTTCAGTTGGGATCACTTGGTTAAGGCAGTATCTGCTAGATTTATCAATTATCTTTTCCCTATTATAATTATCAAGTAATCTGTGGGGTGGTATATGTGAATATATCTTCTCACCAAGATTCTtttacctggctttttttttttttaacaaccatTTGAATTTTCTTGCTATGACAGAATTAGTTTCATAAAAGCATAATTAAGGTATCTAGTAAGACGTCTTTGAAGGTTCTAATTACAACCCTCATCTCTTCTTATGTTAAACTGCTTTCATTCATTTAccactcatttaacaaatgtttagaGAATGCTCCTTTTGTGACTTGGCCTGTGACATTTTCATCAGTGGCTTCATGGTTGCCTAAACTAATGTCTCTTCCTGTGCTCCAGAATCCAATTGGCAACTGCTTTCCATGGATGCCATAAACTCAACATACCCAAATGAAAGCTGTCATTTCACTTTCTTACCTGCTCTTCCTGTTATTTATTCCAGTAAATTGCACCTCTGTCTTCTCAGTGACCCTATATAATTAGAAAGGACTATTTATTGAGTGGCATTCTGTTACAATAGGCCTTTTATACATgctacatgcattatctcatttaatcctttcaataATCTTGAGAAGAAGATGCCATTATCTGGAGGACATTGGGCTTTGAGCCCCAGGTAAACAGTAAGCAAGTCCTCATGCTAGGAGGCAAATCCAGTTATCTTGGACTTCAAAATCTTTGCTTTAGCATAGTGATAAAGAGTATCACTGGCttcaaatcctgtctctgccactTCCTACGGGTGATTGGATAAGTCACCTTAACTTTCAATGCCTTGGTTTCCTTCTTtatgaaatgggaaaaatgatAACTCTTGTCTTGTAGGGTTGTTATGAGacttgaaagaaacaaaacttgctgggcgcggtggctcacgcctgtaatcccagcactttgggaggccgaggcgggtagatcacctgaggtcaggaattcgagactagcctggtcaacatggtaaaaccctgtctctactaaaataatacaaaaaattagctgggcgtggtggcgggtgcctgtaatcccagctacttgggaggctgaggcaggagaatcgcttgaacccaggaggcagaccttgcagtgagccaagattgcgccattgcactccagcctgggcaacaagagcgaaactctgtccccccaaaaaaagaaagaaagaaaacttgacaTTTGAACAATTTCTGCAGCACCACAGTACTTCTCAAACTATAATTTTGGTGTCATTCATTCTAAACTTCTCCCTGCACTCACCGATTGTGGACTAATCCCGTAGGGACCTTGTCTTCACAGCTGTCATTACCTTAGTTTagaccaggggttggcaaaccatggcccacaggccaaatccagactttacctatttttgtaaataaagttttattggaatgtacacacactcatttgtttacatgtAATATATGGCTTCTTTCATTCTAAAATGACATAGTTGAGTAGtggcaacagagaccatatggtcGGCAAATcataatatatttactattttgtcTCCTACAGAAAGCTTTCCAAATCCTGCTGCCTGGCGTATTCCAATAGTCTTCCTCCCAGTTTTCCTGGTTACATTTCTCCCTGAACCCATCCTCCCCATCCCTAAAATTTCCCCCAAATGTGAACTCAGTCATACCAATTTGCTCCATATGTTTCATTGGTCCTTGCTGCTAAGAGGATCAGCTTACACCTTCTGCTCATCCCCAGACAAGCTTTGTCCTCTGACCATAATGAGCTCTTCATACCATTTCCAACTTTAGCCCATGCTGTTCTTCTTGTCTGAATATCCACCCTTTTCCCTGTTCTCAATAATAAGTTCAGGCTTTTCTTCCTCTGAGAAGCCCTTTCTGACTTCCACAGGCTGAACCACTGGCTTCTGCTCCTCTACATAATACTTCAATTCCAGCATTGATCTCACTCTATCATGATCATGGGTTTAGCTATCTGTCCTTGCCACTGCTGTGTGTTCCTCTTGAGGGCAGGaacatttgtttttcactttttagaaAACCTCCGGTGCCCAGTCTGGCATTAGTAAGAGCCCATTAGGTTGCTATTGCTAGTTGATATTTGAGCTGTGGCTTGAAGATTTCTATAAGGTGTAGTGGAGTATAGAAAACAGGCAGGTCAGaaggggcttcctggaggaagtgacagCTGAGCTAAGTCCTGGAAGATGAGAAGGAGTATAAAATAAGATAATAGGAGAAAAAAGGCAGTAGGAACAGCATGGGTAAAAGTGATGAGGCCTGAAAGAGGCATGTGGAAGGAAAGACAAATGCAGGAAAGGGGAATGGGAGGGAATGCTGGGGGACAGGTCAAAGAGGGAAGCATGTGGTAAGTATTCTGCAGAGCCTCCTCTGCTGTACTGAGGTGTGGACAATGGGAAACCATGGACAGACTGGAGTAGGCAAATGCCATATTCCCTGTTGCAACTGTCTGTTTGCATGTCAGCCTTCTAGAAGCCCCTTAAGGTATcaactatgtttttgttttgtcatcaTTCAATCCTAAGTGCACACAACTTCTGGCATATTACAGGCTCCCtatataaatgtttctttctttattaaaatgtgaaaattctcCAGATTTAAGGAAGGTCCTCAGTGTTTCAAATTCTTTTTGTTAAATCATTGGTCCTCTCTACAGCTGTCACAAATTTAAGGACTCTGGTTATATTTAACCTTCACTTTTGAATTTTCTGCTTGAAAAActtgtattagaaaaaaaagtctatccTTTTATGGAAGGCTCTAATCTCTCGAATCATGTGGATTGGCTTTTCTTTGGACCTTCTTTAACTCTGTTTTGTCTCTGTTGAGTTAAGGCTTTTAAGAACATCTGAATTCTTTCCTTCTGCAAAACCAGAGGCAgctttttttctgcctgttttcagtttatttcttgTGATTTTGGTATTTTCTCTTAACCAAATGCTAAATGGAATTAGGAGAAATAAACTTATTTGTAAAGCATGTCAAGGGACGATTAGAAGGATGGTGCTTCACAGATAGAGTACAGTTTTTTATGAATGATGCCTACAGACGAATCCTGCCATTAGCCCAAGGGATCAGAAAGTTAGCAGCCTAGCAGGTTTGGAGATGTGAATGAAATGAATTGGATTGGATAGTTAAGGATGCCCAAGAGATTGAATAAAATTAGGAGGACCCTTGTACTCCAGGAAATTCTCCAAATCTCCACTTAGTTATCCAGATCCTCAAAGTGAACATGAAGCTTCAGTTTCAAATTGAATACATTTTCCATCCATGGATTGGCTTGTTTTGTTCAGTTGAGTGCTTGAGGTTGTCTTTTCGACGTAACAGCTAAACCCACGGCTTCCTTTCTcgtaaaaccaaaacaaaaaggctTTCTATTCAAGTGCcttctgtgtgtgcacatgtgtaatACATACCTGGGATCAAAGCTATCTATATAAAGTCCTTGATTCTGTGTGGGTTCAAACACATTTCAAAGCTTCAGGATCCTGAAAGGTTTTGCTCTACTTCCTGAAGACCTGAACACTGCTCCCATAAAGCCATGGCTTGCCTTGGATTTCAGCGGCACAAGGCTCGGCTCAACCTGGCTACCAGGACCCGGCCCTACActctcctgttttctcttctcttcatcCCTGTCTTCTCCAAAGGTAAGTGAGACTTTTGGAGCATGAAGATGGAGGAGGTGTTTCTCCCACCTGGGtttcatttctttcagcagtCAAGGGCAGTGATTTATAGCAAAGCCAGAAGTTAAAGGTAAAACTCCAGTCTGGCTTGGCTGGCTCTGTATTCCAGGGTCAGCAGGGAACAGTTGGGCGGCAGCAAATAAGCAAAGAGATACCTCAGAACAGAGTGCCAGGTATTTAGTAGGGGCTTCATGAATGCATGTGAGTTGGTTTAGGAGAGAGACACAGGCAATTTCAGACCCTTCTATGAGACTGGAAGTAATTTAAGAGGGAAAGGATATCCATAGTCCTGAATACATTTGAGCTGGGTTTCAGGATGAGCTcacaagttcctttttttttttttttttttaattgatttaagcAAATCCTGGGAAGAGTTTCTTTGCCATACAGTTCAAGGTTTTAAGGTCCTCGGATTCATATGCTTTATAAACGAATTAGCCAGCCTGTTTAAAATGTAGGGAAATCATGGGAAGAATGCCTTCTTTACTTAATTCAAGGTTTTAAGGTTCTCTTAATCAATTCTACAAACTAATTAgccaattatataaaaataaaagcttgaaattgcaacacacacacacacacacacacacacacacacacacacacacacgaaaaaggaaagaaagcaagccaCCAGTCTGTTTGGCATACAATACTTAATTGTTGCCTGATCTACATGTGGGTTTCAGATGCAGATCCTCAGTTTTCATCTCTTCAGAGGCTGACACTAGGTTTGTTACACGGCTTAAAATGATGAGTATTTCCATTGAATCTCAACCTTATCTCTCTCTAGACCTTCTTGGTTAAGAAACCATGTAGTTTGTATGAAGTAGGTGCTCAAAAGTTATTTGATGGTTTAATTTTTACTGGAGAagaaatattcacatatattttcttatttttacatgttttaaatatgtaaagattaaataaatgctCTTAGAAGTATTTAAATTTCCTAAAGTAAATTTATCTCAACCAGTAACCAGGCAGGACTGTCCCATGACAGATACTGGAAAGTTGAGTGTGACCACATTTAGTGGTGATAAGTGGGAGCTTGCCTGGGGAGAGGGCAGGACATTTAGGATTTCTTAAGCTTAGAGTCAATACAATAAAGATTATTGAGTGCTCACTTGGGCGGCATATAATCACTGCTCACAGGAGTTCATGAACCACAAGTAAAAAAGTGGAGAGATGTGATTAACTCACGAATAACTTTAATACAGGGCAGAATGTAATGAAGTGCTGCAATGGAGTTATCACAGTGCTAAGGATGCTCAGAGGGCATCTCTGATAGGCAGAGGCGAGGGTTAGGGAAGGAAACTATAGTCTAGCTAGCTAGGGCTGCTGGAATAGACATGACCGTGGCtgctgccaaactgttttctcttCTGAGGACAGATGTCCAGTACAGGTGGCTTGGCGGAAGGGACTAGTGTCTCTAATATAGGGTGATTTATAAGCAGGAAAGTGTGTCCTAGAAATTCAGACTGGAGTGATAGATTggaattggatcatgggggactcattgaatgttatttattttatttgtttttgcaatcGGTATTAGTAAAGCGTCAAAGGGATTGAGCAGATGAGTGACATCATGCAACACAAGTTTTGGGTTTCACTTGTCAGACTGACTGGAGAGGGGCCAGGTTAGTTACAGGAAGGTAATTTGGCATGCAGCCACTATTTTTGAGTTGACACAAGCCTCTCTGTATGGAGAGCTTTATCTCCTTTATCCTgtggggaaagagaaaacaaaggagcACGGGAGTGTTCAagacaaggagaaagaaagggcagaGAGGCGGCGTGGTGTCAGGGGAAGCCCACAGGAGTTAACAGGAGGGTTGCCTCAACCTAGAGAGGAAACGACCCGGTGCCCTCGGCTCTGTGGCTTCCTTCATCTAACAACATCTTCCACCCTACAAAAATGCCAGCGAAGGCGGAGGCTGGTACAGTGCATCAAGACACAGCTACTGCTGGGTGATAGAGGTTCAGGGCCAGCTCAATAAGTAGGCAGAGGTTTTTGACATAGGCTTTGAGAGATAAAGCAAGATTCTGTACCTCAACCTTCAGAATTTCCCCTACCACTCATTATAGTTCCGGAACTATATAGCTCCTATTGTTCTACCATAACCTTAGAATACCAGAGAAGATATCATCTCATCTAATTCTCTCTTACTatacatgagaaaaatgaaggacATGGGGGAAGTGTGACTTGCTCCAAATCACATATTTCATGGGAGAGCCAGGTCTTCTGTTTGTCATATCAGTGTTCTTCCTGCCACAACCATTTTGAAGAATCTATTTCTCAGTAAGAAAACATCTATATGGAGAGTAGCTGGAAAACAGTTGAGAGATGGAGGGGAGGCTGGGGGTGTGGAGAGGGGAAGGGGTAAGTGATGGATTTGTTGATGGGGGAGAGAAGGCCATGGGGATGAAGCTAGAAGGCAGAAGGACTTGCCTGGGCTTGGTCATGAAGGAGCATGAGTTCACTGAGTTCCCTTTGACTTTTCCATGATAGCAATGCACGTGGCCCAGCCTGCTGTGGTGCTGGCCAACAGCCGAGGGATCGCCAGCTTTGTGTGTGAGTATGCATCTCCAGGCAAAGCCACTGAGGTCCGGGTGACAGTGCTTCGGCAGGCCGACAGCCAGGTGACTGAAGTCTGTGCGGCAACGTACATGATGGGGAATGAGTTGACCTTCCTAGATGATTCCATCTGCACGGGCACCTCCAGTGGAAATCAAGTGAACCTCACTATCCAAGGACTGAGGGCTATGGACACAGGACTCTACATCTGCAAGGTGGAGCTCATGTACCCACCACCATACTACATGGGCATAGGCAATGGAACCCAGATTTATGTAATTGGTGAGCAAAGCCATTTCACTGAGTTGACACCTGTTGCATTGTGGTCTTCTATGCGTAAAAACAGTTTTGTTCCTTAATTTCAGGTTGTTTATTTTTAGGACTGTGGAAATTCTCTTTAAGAGTTCTCTACCACATGGTAGCCTTGCTTATGATAGGTAGCAACCTTAATAGCATTctgactataaaataaaattattggggGAAGTTGGGGCACTTGCTCTGGAGTGCTAATCATCATGAGGCTTGACCCATGCTTTTGATACGATATGATGTTCCTGGGGAAGTAGtcccaaatagccaaacctaTTGGTGGGATACCCATGCAATTTAGGGGTGGACCTCAAGGCCTGGAAGCTCTAATGTCCTTTTTCCACCAATGTTGGAGAGTAGAGCCCTAGAGTTTAAAACTGTCTCAGGGAGgctctgctttgttttctgttgcagATCCAGAACCGTGCCCAGATTCTGACTTCCTCCTCTGGATCCTTGCAGCAGTTAGTTCGGGGTTGTTTTTTTATAGCTTTCTCCTCACAGCTGTTTCTTTGAGCAAAATGGTGAGTGTGGTGCTGATGGTGCACCATGTCTGATGGGGATACCTTTAGTGGTATCTACTGACCAAAAGATGGTGTTGAGTTTAGTGTTCTTGAGATGAGgcaataaatgaagagaaagaaggacaGTGGTAAAGAACACTAGAACCGTATGCATTGGCATTTGAGGTTTCAGAATGACTAATATTTTAGATGAATTTGTTTGATATTGAATGTTCGTGTGCTTCTGAGCAGGGTTTCAATTTGAGTAACCGTTGCAATAACATGGGGCAGCTGTTTTGCTCTTTGTCTTCATGACAGTTGTACTTAAGCTAACAGCCCTGAAAACATGAGATTAGGCTAGGCAGAATGCTGCTAGAAAGGACCATCTGGATGGTCTTTATTCTCCTCCATGGCCCTCTTCATCACCTGGAATTCACCTCTTTGTGCCACTCTGGTACCTTCCTTGTCCAAGCTGTAGCTGCTCACATAATACCTATCCCTATTATCCGGTTTGCTTTACTGGGAAACGAAAGtcccagtttttatttattacagGTGTTAGTGGTAGAAGAGGTAGAAGTATGGAATCAGGCCTCCTGTCAGGATTTCTTTTTGACAGTCCCTCTCAGACACCTCTGCCTAAGGCTGGCTTTGCCATTACAAACtcacccttctccctccctcccttcttctcttcctctgccgtcttctctccctttctctctctctctctctctttctcactctctgtctcgtatacacatacacaaagataCACTCTATTCCAACATCCTCCACCCAACCTGACAGAGATGTCCTTTGCTGTAGGTTCAGCAGTGGAGATGAGAAATACAGCTCTCAAACAGGATAACTAAAGCTTATTACCTTATCAAGCTTGTTCCCTTGCAGACAAGATCGATCAATTATCATGGGCTTTCTGGGTGTTCTTTGTGAAGCTTTCTCAAAGTCTCTTTCTCCTATCTTCCATTCAAGGCAAATGATTGCCATTTAACATCAAAATCACAgttatttatctaaaataaattttaatagttGAATCAAGAAAATCTCCTGAGGTTTATAATTCTGTatgctgtgaacattcatttTTAACCGGGTAGAGACCCAATATGTGTTGAGTTCTATTATGGTTAGAAGTGGCTTCTGTATTCCTCAGTAGTAAttactgtttctttttgtgtttgaCAGCTAAAGAAAAGAAGCCCTCTCACAACAGGGGTCTACGTGAAAATGCCCCCAACAGAGCCAGAATGTGAAAAGCAATTTCAGCCTTATTTTATTCCCATCAATTGAGAAACCATTATGAAGAAGAGAGTCCATATTTCAATTTCCAAGAGCTGAGGCAATTCTAACTTTTTTGCTATccagctatttttatttgtttgtgcaTTTGGGGGGAATTCATCTCTCTTTAATATAAAGTTGGATGCAGAACCCAAATTACGTGTACTACAATTTAAAGCAAAGGAGCAGAAAGACAGAGCTGGGATGTTCCTGTCACATCAGCTCCATTTTTAGTGAAAGCATCACTTGGGAATAATATGGGGATGCAGCATTATGATGTGGGTCAAGGAATTAAGGACTGGCACagtccaaagaaagaaaaggcagggagagagagaaaggactaTATTGTACACATCTTATATTTATGTATGAGACGTTTATAGCCGAAATGATCTTTTCAAGTTAaattttatgccttttatttctgaaaCAAATGTATAATTACATCAAGGCTTCAAAAATACTCACATGGCTATGTTTTAGCCAGTGATGCTAAAGGTtgtattgcatatatatattttaatttgataGTATTGTGCAAGGAGCCACAtatgtttttgtgtatttgtttatggTTTGAATATAAACACTATATGGCAGTGTCTTTCCACCATGGGTCCCAGGGAAGTTTTGTGGATGAGCTCAGGACACTAATACACCAGGTAGAATACAAGGTCATTTGCTAACTGGCTTGGAAACTGGATAAGGTCATAGCAGTGCTTGATTGTGCGGAATTGTGCTGAGTTGGGGTTGACATGTGCTTTGGGGCTTTTACACCAGTTCTTTTTAATAGTTTGCAAGGAAGCCACAGCTGGTGGTATCTGAGTTGACTTGACAGAACACTGTCTTGAAGACAATGGCTTACTCCAGGAAACCCATAGGTATGACCTTCTAAGAAGCTCCAGTTCGATGGGTCCAATTCTTACAAATATGTGGTTAATGCCATGGACAAAAGAAGGCAGCAGGTGGCAAAATGGGGTACATGAAGGTTTCTAAAAATTAACACTGCTGGTGTTTTTAACTCAATATTTTCCATGAAAATGCAACAacatgtataatatttttaattaaataaaaatctgtggTGGTCATTTTCCGGAGTTGTCTTTATCATACTTGCATTTGAGTattgtgtttaaatttttgattcattcattcagtagttGGTGGAGTCTCCAATATGTGAAATActgaaaacaaattgaaaaatcacagaaggacaaataatGCTTCATGAGTCAGCTTTGCACCAGCCCACTACCTGCAAGTAATTCTTGAAAGGTATCCATCctctttccttttgatttcttcacCACTATTTGGGATATAATGTGGGTTAACACAGACGTAGCAGTCCTTTATAAATCAATCAGCATGCTGTTTAACACAGATTCTTCACCTCCTCTTTCTTACCCCTTGCTTTCTCAGCTCAACTCTCACAGGCATTACAGTTGTCATGGCAACTCCAATGTTGGCAACCAAGTCCCCGGCAGCCATTTTGATCTGCCTTCCTGACAAATAGAACTTTTCCTTGTGGCCTCCAAATGAACTATTTTGCAAATGTGGGGAaaacacacacctgtggtcctatgTTGCTGTCAGCTGGCACACCTGGGCCTGGCACACTAAGCCCTCTGTGATTCTTGCTTAACCAATGTATAGTCTCAGCACGTTTGGTTTCCACTTAAGGTTTCCTATTTTTGACCTCCATATCCTGTTATTGTCTTTTGCAATGATTCTCAATGTGGTCAGGGACCACCTGTAACCGAATCCACTGGGTCACTTACTAAAAATACCAATTCACACTTATTCCCAGATGCGTTGAATCAGAATCTTTGAGTGGTGGGGCCAGGAGTTTGTATTTCCAAAAATCTTCCCAGTGCTTCTTATACCCATCAagttttgagaatcactgcttagGCAActctgtctgtgtctcttcctctgtctctctcccttgctcATTCTCTT
This region of Theropithecus gelada isolate Dixy chromosome 12, Tgel_1.0, whole genome shotgun sequence genomic DNA includes:
- the CTLA4 gene encoding cytotoxic T-lymphocyte protein 4 isoform X2, whose amino-acid sequence is MACLGFQRHKARLNLATRTRPYTLLFSLLFIPVFSKAMHVAQPAVVLANSRGIASFVCEYASPGKATEVRVTVLRQADSQVTEVCAATYMMGNELTFLDDSICTGTSSGNQVNLTIQGLRAMDTGLYICKVELMYPPPYYMGIGNGTQIYVIAKEKKPSHNRGLRENAPNRARM
- the CTLA4 gene encoding cytotoxic T-lymphocyte protein 4 isoform X1 yields the protein MACLGFQRHKARLNLATRTRPYTLLFSLLFIPVFSKAMHVAQPAVVLANSRGIASFVCEYASPGKATEVRVTVLRQADSQVTEVCAATYMMGNELTFLDDSICTGTSSGNQVNLTIQGLRAMDTGLYICKVELMYPPPYYMGIGNGTQIYVIDPEPCPDSDFLLWILAAVSSGLFFYSFLLTAVSLSKMLKKRSPLTTGVYVKMPPTEPECEKQFQPYFIPIN